A stretch of the Orcinus orca chromosome 1, mOrcOrc1.1, whole genome shotgun sequence genome encodes the following:
- the LOC117200147 gene encoding uncharacterized protein LOC117200147, whose amino-acid sequence MGNSLGCVKEPKDSIAVPEKTPISPKKRVRFKRKWRGKKTPTPEVPREEEPLQGTGVIEETETLTKLTVSLQQEEGVGGVEPPPTDILLPGDSASDSGVGDQGMIVQVKERFQGEIQTAQLLLENESSVARGVWDSLEEGMTVIAHLLDNPAERSCEKSVSQLVEFPRTASCSSRAVLLPLHGGTAVEKGDTQLGFGSSTSSRTDCPTDTRNQDHLSDGWSVGGGTKGILSAPQTGAWIVERSPSSLPAQSRGQSCTEPAHVGRVPPQVPRLPASQSDLSISGLTESILPSSSGYGSDGLHLRGVQPKDTEPEKSSTSFSEEDGTLSLEASPTPLGGLEEVGGHVQGVVTQRFVLLASNL is encoded by the coding sequence ATGGGAAATTCGCTGGGCTGCGTTAAGGAGCCGAAAGATTCAATAGCTGTTCCTGAGAAGACTCCCATATCTCCTAAGAAAAGGGTTCGGTTCAAAAGGAAGTGGAGGGGGAAGAAAACCCCTACTCCAGAGGTCCCTCGGGAGGAAGAACCCTTGCAAGGAACTGGAGTCATCGAAGAGACGGAAACCCTGACGAAGTTAACAGTGAGTCTCCAACAGGAGGAAGGAGTGGGAGGGGTAGAGCCACCCCCCACAGACATTTTACTGCCTGGGGACTCGGCCTCCGACTCAGGGGTGGGAGATCAGGGGATGATCGTGCAGGTGAAAGAGAGATTCCAGGGGGAGATCCAGACTGCTCAGCTTTTGTTAGAGAATGAGTCATCAGTTGCCAGAGGGGTCTGGGATTCCCTGGAAGAGGGGATGACTGTCATCGCTCACCTGCTCGATAACCCCGCAGAAAGGAGCTGTGAGAAGTCAGTGAGCCAACTGGTGGAATTTCCGAGGACAGCATCCTGCAGCAGCAGGGCTGTGCTGCTGCCTTTGCATGGAGGGactgcagtggagaaaggagataCTCAGCTTGGATTTGGGAGCAGCACTTCCTCCAGGACAGACTGCCCCACCGACACAAGAAATCAAGACCATCTTTCCGACGGATGGAGTGTAGGGGGAGGAACCAAGGGTATTTTAAGTGCCCCTCAGACAGGTGCCTGGATTGTGGAACGTTCTCCTTCGTCACTACCGGCCCAGTCGAGAGGCCAGAGCTGCACAGAGCCTGCCCACGTGGGTCGAGTGCCCCCCCAGGTTCCCAGACTGCCTGCTTCTCAGAGTGATTTATCCATCAGTGGCCTGACTGAGAGCATCTTGCCCTCCTCCTCTGGCTATGGCAGCGATGGGCTGCACTTACGAGGGGTCCAGCCTAAAGATACAGAGCCTGAAAAGAGCTCCACGTCCTTCTCAGAAGAGGACGGCACCCTTTCTTTGGAGGCAAGCCCCACCCCCTTAGGGGGTCTGGAGGAGGTAGGTGGGCATGTTCAAGGGGTAGTTACACAGCGGTTTGTATTACTGGCCTCAAACTTATGA